One region of Primulina tabacum isolate GXHZ01 chromosome 1, ASM2559414v2, whole genome shotgun sequence genomic DNA includes:
- the LOC142515191 gene encoding uncharacterized protein LOC142515191: protein MTVRAIFFLSNIANPVGEKGYKKMSDTEVPNESPDNPEIDNQVISEDGPRNQNLFSPRFRSVVAMAGWDEEALLIATHIVEDTPDRLCKQRRRSDFKTPPTYSRRKRRAHRNGPVSIPVTVLHLEEDDDSTSNQQGCERKNIEVNIIAKVEKNGGESIKDDAKDSGVSNSSPVIPCLDQLREELSCAICLEICYEPSTTPCGHSFCKQCLRSAADKCGKRCPKCRQLISNWRYCTVNTVLWNTIQLLFPKEVEARKAVTTSDATTESIREESSPAITRNPSMRNRSIQALNNPETDGTESDRRSRRLRSRSSRISGTSDRGEASLRRDLPSQDGDAALAFRLQREEFMEAFRVVPARENLRAMASRATSIRSRGRHM from the exons ATGACCGTTAGAGCTATTTTCTTCCTTTCAAATATTGCGAATCCCGTGGGAGAAAAAGGTTACAAGAAAATGTCGGATACGGAGGTTCCGAATGAGAGTCCCGATAACCCAGAAATTGATAATCAAGTTATTTCTGAAGATGGCCCGAGAAATCAAAATTTGTTCAGTCCAAGGTTTCGATCTGTCGTCGCCATGGCCGGATGGGATGAAGAAGCACTTCTGATTGCCACTCATATTGTTGAAGATACACCGGACAGATTGTGCAAGCAGCGGAGAAGATCGGATTTCAAGACCCCACCAACATATTCAAGAAG AAAACGTAGGGCTCATAGGAATGGTCCAGTTTCCATACCTGTGACCGTTCTTCATCTTGAAGAAGATGATGATTCAACATCAAATCAACAAG GATGTGAGAGAAAGAATATAGAGGTGAATATTATAGCTAAAGTAGAGAAGAACGGAGGAGAATCGATTAAAGACGATGCTAAGGACTCAGGTGTTTCTAACTCAAGCCCTGTGATCCCTTGCCTTGATCAGCTTCGTGAAGAACTTTCATGTGCA ATCTGTCTGGAGATATGTTATGAACCGAGTACCACACCTTGTGGACACAG TTTTTGCAAACAATGTTTGCGTTCTGCAGCTGACAAATGTGGGAAGCGATGCCCAAAGTGCAGGCAACTTATCAG CAATTGGAGGTACTGCACCGTGAACACAGTTCTCTGGAATACAATTCAGCTCCTATTTCCAAAAGAAGTTGAAGCAAGAAAAGCAGTGACTACCTCAGATGCTACTACTGAATCGATTCGAGAGGAAAGTAGTCCAGCCATAACAAGAAATCCTAGCATGAGAAACAGATCTATTCAAGCATTAAACAATCCAGAAACAGATGGCACAGAATCAGATAGAAGAAGTCGTCGACTCAGAAGCCGAAGTTCAAGAATTTCTGGAACTTCAGACAGAGGAGAAGCTAGTTTAAGGAGAGATTTGCCAAGCCAGGATGGAGATGCCGCATTGGCTTTCAGATTGCAGAGGGAAGAATTTATGGAGGCGTTTAGGGTGGTACCCGCTAGAGAAAATTTGAGAGCTATGGCATCAAGGGCGACTAGCATTCGTTCAAGGGGCAGACATATGTGA